GAGACCGGCGCTGTTGGCGCTGCGCTGCTCACCCGGTCGATAGCCACCAATCGCGGCCGCGACTTCGTCGAGACTGGCGAAGCCGTCGGCGTGGCGCGCCATGAAGGCCTTGACGCGATCGAAGCCGGCGCGCTCGGTCTGCGGCACGATGTCGACCAACACCAGGCCGGCGGCATCGACCGTGCCTTCGCCGCTCGCCGCGAGCGCGGTATTGCCGCCCAGCGATGCGCCGAGCAGCACTGGGCAGCGGCAGCCGAGCTCGTCGACGACCGCGGCGAGGTCGCGCACGAAGGCATCCTGCTCGTAATCACCCGCGGCCGACCAATCGGAATCGCCATGGCCGCGCGCATCAAAGGCGATGGCGTGAAAGCCGGCCGCCCCCAGCATCTCGCCGGTGCCGCGCCAGGCATGACGGGTCTGACCGCCGCCGTGCAACAACACGACCTGCGGCGCACCGACCTCGCCCCAGGCATCGGCCGCGAGCGTGATGCCGTCGGGCGTCGTCCATTTCATCATCGGCGCCGGCGTGCCCGGCAGTCCTGTTCGCACCGGCAAGGCCTGTTCGCGCTCCATTCGCATCGCGTCGCTCATCGCCCGCGCCGCTCAGTGCGCCTTCGCGCTCTGCGCATCCGCACCGACGCATGCCGTCAGCCGCATCAAGGTCGCGAGATCCTTGACCTGTTCCAGGTTCCACACCTGCTCGACCAGCGCGTCGATGTTGGCAGCCGCGATCACGCCGTCGGCGTTATGACGGAATTTCGCTTCCAGTTCGTCATTGCTCATGGCCGAGCCCGGCTCCGGCGACGGACTGCCCTTGGGATAGCGACGCTCACCCACCCAGGTCTGGCCGCGCGCGCTGATCTCGATGCGCGCCGGTCGGCTCGCGCCCTGGCTCAACAGCAGATCGACGTAATCGGGATGCACTTCGTAGCTGGTCTTGTCCATGAGGCGCATGACCGCCGGGTCGAACACGCGCGCTTGGTCCTGCCAGTCCTTGCCGGGCGGCACCCCGAAGGCGCCGAAGGCCAGGCCATGGGCAATGCTGAACTGCGCATCGTGCACGTGCTCGATGGCGCGGTTCTGCCATACCGGCTGTTCGACGAAGCCTTCCACCCAGGCTTTCATGCTGTCGATCTCGTCCGGGGCGATGTGGTTGTCGTCGATGATCTCGCGCTGCGCGTCCAGCAGGGCATGCAGGATGCGGCAATGGGGATAGGGCTTGTAGGCCTGTTCGCGCGTGAACAGCCACGTACTGCCGAGTTCGGGCGTGATGTGCTGCGCCTCCCAGCGCCGCGTGCCGATGAAGCGCGCCCAGCCGTACTCGCGATCGTCCAGCACCATGACATCACCACGGTGACCGAGCTCGGCCATGTTCGCTGCGGTGAAAGCCGACTGCACCAGGCTGCCGGCCAAAAGGTACTTGATGGTGGAACTCGGCGCGTGCTGAACCACGCCACCTGCGATTGCACCGGCGCGATGCAGCCGGCGATGCCGAGACCGTGGGCGATGATGTTCACAT
The nucleotide sequence above comes from Pseudomonadota bacterium. Encoded proteins:
- a CDS encoding alpha/beta hydrolase; translation: MEREQALPVRTGLPGTPAPMMKWTTPDGITLAADAWGEVGAPQVVLLHGGGQTRHAWRGTGEMLGAAGFHAIAFDARGHGDSDWSAAGDYEQDAFVRDLAAVVDELGCRCPVLLGASLGGNTALAASGEGTVDAAGLVLVDIVPQTERAGFDRVKAFMARHADGFASLDEVAAAIGGYRPGEQRSANSAGLAKNVRRDADGRYYWHWDPRFLDGRERDLALRHARLSAAARQLRIPTLLVRGGSSDVVSEDGVREFLELCPHAEYLNVLDAGHMITGDRNDRFGAVAVE